Proteins encoded in a region of the Marinococcus sp. PL1-022 genome:
- a CDS encoding NAD(P)-binding domain-containing protein, whose protein sequence is MLEWLIIGAGIHGCTTAAHLAYADPSLTSDKKLLLIDSEARPLSAWDRLTKRVGMKYLRSPGVHHLHPDARDLFRFSKRNDYDLTHFSGTSRKPSVLLFRDHCAKVLDEMNLTPCFEQASAFHIDRCAAGWRVETDRGLFFTRRVVIATGTKEHCQLPSWLPSEGDQHACHLHQKQELTTVAPPVTIVGGGMSGVQTALELGRRYPSRVTLAIRHPLRIWEYDSAPEWMGGKYKQLCRRTLTFSERRNVISRARRPGSITKNLYRQVRREQNLGHLEVKQEAVHSVTPGPENWLIHGRQTTWEARAVLCATGDQYHPSRSPLLARLIDSCRLPLTPCGYPALAPHSLAWTEGLYVSGPLADFAIGPTARNISGARTAASRIQQEARHVFL, encoded by the coding sequence ATGCTTGAATGGCTCATTATCGGTGCCGGCATCCACGGATGTACAACAGCCGCCCATCTGGCATATGCCGATCCTTCTTTGACAAGCGATAAAAAACTATTGCTGATTGATTCAGAGGCCAGACCGCTTTCAGCCTGGGACAGGCTGACCAAACGGGTAGGCATGAAATACCTGCGATCGCCTGGCGTTCACCATCTGCATCCTGATGCCCGGGATTTATTTCGCTTCTCAAAACGTAATGATTATGATTTAACCCATTTTTCCGGCACAAGCAGAAAGCCTTCGGTTCTCCTCTTTCGCGATCATTGTGCGAAAGTACTGGATGAGATGAACCTTACGCCCTGTTTCGAACAGGCCTCTGCTTTCCACATAGACCGCTGCGCGGCTGGGTGGCGAGTCGAAACCGATCGGGGCCTCTTTTTCACGAGACGGGTCGTGATTGCGACGGGAACAAAAGAGCACTGCCAGCTCCCATCGTGGCTTCCTTCCGAAGGTGACCAACACGCCTGTCACCTTCACCAAAAGCAGGAGTTAACCACCGTTGCTCCGCCTGTCACCATTGTAGGCGGCGGGATGAGTGGTGTGCAGACTGCTCTGGAGCTTGGGCGCCGATATCCGTCCCGGGTCACTCTCGCTATTCGTCATCCACTTCGCATATGGGAATATGATTCAGCCCCCGAATGGATGGGCGGCAAATACAAACAGCTGTGCAGGCGGACCCTAACATTTTCCGAACGAAGAAATGTTATCAGCCGGGCACGCCGGCCAGGGTCAATTACGAAAAATCTTTACCGCCAGGTCCGGCGCGAGCAAAACCTTGGACACCTTGAGGTGAAACAGGAAGCTGTTCACAGCGTTACCCCCGGCCCGGAAAACTGGCTTATTCACGGCAGGCAAACGACTTGGGAAGCCCGGGCTGTTCTTTGTGCCACCGGCGATCAGTACCATCCGTCCCGCAGTCCCCTTCTCGCCCGGCTTATCGATTCTTGCCGGCTGCCACTCACTCCCTGCGGTTACCCGGCGCTTGCTCCACATTCACTCGCGTGGACTGAAGGGCTGTACGTGAGCGGACCGCTTGCCGACTTTGCGATTGGGCCCACAGCCAGGAACATTTCCGGAGCCCGTACGGCAGCATCCCGCATTCAGCAGGAAGCCCGGCATGTTTTCCTATAG
- a CDS encoding GTP-binding protein yields MSSTIPVTVLSGYLGSGKTTLLNHLLHEQSDWKIAVIVNDMSEINIDADLIERGSSLSRTEENLVEMSNGCICCTLRDDLLQEVQQIAERGGVDYILIESTGISEPIPVAQTFTYEDETSGIDLTGSCRLDTMVTMVDAARFWADYTSGETLQERKQGAEDDDEREIADLLIEQIEFCDVLILNKTDLLSREQTRHLRSMLRALQPKAEIIETAYGRVEPARVLGTGKFSFDEALQAPGWLQELEQEHEPETEEYHISSFVFRSRIPFHSGRLLEYLEAFPRQVIRAKGIIWCVTRNDTALLLSQAGTSIQLEPVSYWVSSFPAGEQQRMLNEQPELKASWDPTVGDKGTELVIIGQHLDQQQVTRELTACLLTEEEQQLDERAFRDPFPWLVSPQDHVNPGDEHPHA; encoded by the coding sequence ATGTCTTCAACTATACCGGTGACTGTGCTGAGCGGATATTTAGGCTCCGGGAAAACGACCCTGCTGAATCACCTGCTCCATGAACAGTCGGATTGGAAAATAGCCGTGATCGTTAACGATATGAGCGAAATTAATATCGATGCCGATTTGATTGAACGCGGCAGCTCCCTTTCCCGGACGGAGGAGAACCTGGTGGAAATGTCGAACGGCTGCATCTGCTGCACGCTGAGAGACGACCTGCTTCAGGAGGTCCAGCAGATTGCTGAACGCGGCGGCGTGGATTATATTTTAATCGAATCCACCGGCATCAGCGAGCCTATTCCGGTTGCCCAGACGTTTACATACGAGGATGAGACATCGGGAATTGACCTTACCGGCAGCTGCCGGCTCGATACGATGGTCACCATGGTCGATGCCGCCCGCTTCTGGGCCGATTATACGTCGGGCGAAACGCTGCAGGAGCGCAAGCAAGGTGCGGAAGACGACGATGAGCGCGAAATTGCCGACCTGCTGATTGAACAGATCGAGTTTTGCGATGTGCTGATTTTAAACAAAACAGACCTGCTTAGCCGGGAGCAGACCCGGCATCTGAGAAGCATGCTGCGGGCGCTTCAGCCAAAAGCTGAAATCATTGAGACCGCGTATGGGCGCGTAGAGCCTGCAAGGGTGCTCGGCACCGGAAAATTTTCGTTTGATGAAGCTCTTCAGGCCCCGGGCTGGCTGCAGGAGCTCGAACAGGAGCATGAGCCGGAAACCGAGGAGTATCACATTTCCTCCTTCGTTTTCCGGAGCCGGATCCCCTTTCATTCCGGACGGCTGCTGGAGTATTTGGAAGCCTTCCCCCGGCAGGTGATCCGGGCGAAGGGCATTATTTGGTGTGTCACCCGCAATGATACAGCGCTTTTACTTTCGCAGGCCGGCACGTCGATTCAGCTTGAGCCGGTGTCGTACTGGGTCTCCTCCTTTCCTGCCGGCGAGCAGCAGCGTATGCTCAACGAACAGCCGGAGCTAAAAGCCAGCTGGGACCCGACAGTCGGTGACAAGGGCACCGAGCTGGTGATTATCGGCCAGCATCTGGATCAGCAGCAGGTGACCCGGGAACTGACGGCGTGCCTGTTGACCGAAGAGGAACAGCAGTTGGACGAACGTGCCTTTCGCGATCCTTTCCCGTGGCTCGTTTCACCGCAGGATCATGTGAATCCCGGGGACGAACACCCTCATGCTTGA
- a CDS encoding universal stress protein: MPLPYRRILVALDGSEESEAALAKGIDAALAYKSTLGICHIVDYHNIKELRRQYPDLMLHALNKKGSDIVTRGKEQAENAGIYHVRVFIKEGIPKTAVADDIARSFGPDLIVTGGSGASTGEKKRLGSVSAGIVRRASCDVWVVKNSDSTAVYRSVLIAVDGSDASKSAFYAGLDMAKKHQSQAQVIYVLNTQSLSSLEPYTNDLIDVYKERAEALLHEYRTLSDAENHGLKSMQYSIEYGTPKTTVPGEVARKHQADLIVVGASGMGRTQRFILGSVSESTVRRASCDVLVVRNQHQPET; this comes from the coding sequence ATGCCTCTCCCTTACCGACGGATACTCGTAGCGCTGGATGGATCGGAGGAATCCGAAGCCGCTTTAGCCAAAGGCATCGATGCCGCATTGGCCTATAAGAGCACCCTGGGGATTTGTCATATTGTCGACTACCATAATATTAAGGAGCTGCGAAGGCAGTACCCGGATTTAATGCTTCATGCCTTAAATAAAAAAGGAAGCGACATCGTTACTCGGGGCAAAGAACAGGCCGAGAACGCCGGTATCTACCACGTGCGCGTGTTCATTAAAGAAGGCATTCCCAAGACAGCCGTCGCAGATGATATTGCAAGGTCCTTCGGGCCGGATCTGATCGTAACGGGCGGCTCCGGTGCCAGCACAGGCGAAAAGAAGCGTCTTGGCAGTGTGTCCGCCGGTATTGTCCGGCGTGCCTCCTGCGACGTCTGGGTCGTGAAAAACAGCGACAGTACGGCCGTTTATCGTTCGGTGTTAATCGCCGTCGACGGCTCCGATGCATCTAAAAGCGCCTTCTATGCCGGGCTCGACATGGCCAAAAAGCACCAGAGCCAGGCTCAGGTCATTTACGTCCTGAACACGCAGTCGCTGTCCTCACTTGAGCCCTACACCAATGACCTCATCGACGTTTATAAAGAACGCGCGGAAGCATTGCTCCACGAATACCGGACGTTAAGTGACGCAGAAAACCACGGCCTCAAGTCCATGCAGTACTCTATCGAATACGGCACGCCTAAAACGACTGTTCCTGGGGAGGTCGCCCGCAAACACCAGGCTGACCTGATTGTGGTCGGCGCTTCGGGCATGGGACGCACGCAGCGGTTCATTCTCGGAAGTGTCTCTGAAAGCACCGTTCGCAGGGCTTCCTGCGATGTACTGGTGGTACGGAACCAGCATCAGCCGGAAACATGA
- a CDS encoding YrhK family protein, with product MNAEQAANQSSQDYSSRNEYIESRMKNHTPFFKKIYNTLYTINDFLLGLWFFIGSICFYFEGPWRILGVTLFVVASFQFLIRPSIRLIHEFHARRHYGREYDRKFGTEKQQS from the coding sequence ATGAACGCAGAACAAGCAGCCAATCAAAGCAGCCAGGATTATAGTTCCAGAAACGAATATATTGAAAGCCGGATGAAAAACCACACTCCTTTTTTCAAAAAAATTTACAACACCCTTTATACGATTAACGATTTTCTATTAGGCTTATGGTTTTTCATCGGCAGCATCTGCTTCTATTTTGAAGGCCCCTGGCGCATCCTCGGGGTCACCCTGTTTGTCGTGGCCAGCTTTCAATTTCTCATTCGCCCGTCTATCCGGCTCATTCACGAATTCCACGCACGCCGGCATTACGGAAGGGAATACGACCGGAAATTCGGGACAGAGAAGCAGCAGTCTTAA
- a CDS encoding site-specific integrase produces the protein MAELPVDDSVWNVLKEEELIAPKEMRRLMDTLESDSGLSDKQQAVRPMLAPRNIVILKLFYDYGLRMHELASIRIEHLHLTRRELDITEGNPRTLQLTKELQKQLYYYLDVIPQAVRPSFDGEPLFVAFDFQRQTYRWSYENDQPKNLTEVAIQKMIREERKRAGIERAISATHFRNSYIVRELESGVSPEELMDRLGLQSMLTLTKYIRYVNEEAAG, from the coding sequence ATGGCAGAGCTCCCCGTCGATGACAGCGTCTGGAACGTACTCAAGGAGGAGGAGCTGATCGCCCCGAAGGAAATGAGGCGGCTCATGGACACGCTCGAGTCCGATTCCGGGCTGTCCGACAAGCAGCAGGCCGTGCGCCCGATGCTTGCCCCGCGAAACATCGTGATTTTAAAGCTGTTTTACGACTACGGGCTCCGCATGCACGAGCTCGCCTCGATCCGGATCGAGCACCTGCACCTGACCCGCAGGGAGCTTGACATTACCGAGGGCAACCCGCGGACGCTCCAGCTGACCAAGGAGCTCCAGAAGCAGCTGTACTATTACCTCGACGTCATCCCGCAGGCCGTGCGCCCGTCCTTTGACGGCGAGCCGCTGTTTGTCGCGTTTGACTTTCAGCGCCAGACGTACCGCTGGAGCTATGAAAACGACCAGCCGAAAAATTTAACCGAGGTCGCGATCCAGAAAATGATCCGCGAGGAGCGCAAGCGTGCCGGCATCGAACGCGCGATTTCTGCGACTCATTTCCGCAACAGCTACATCGTGCGCGAGCTCGAAAGCGGCGTGTCACCGGAGGAACTGATGGACCGGCTCGGGCTGCAGTCGATGCTCACGCTCACCAAATACATCCGCTACGTGAACGAAGAAGCTGCCGGCTGA
- the hflX gene encoding GTPase HflX: protein MQDFENQQVDKERVVLVAVHKDDTDEATFEASLTELEQLVETAGGTVTAVLTQSRRSLDSKTYVGKGKLEEAVATAEEQEADLLIFNDELSPGQISTITNQTGLYIIDRTQLILDIFAGRAASNEGKMQVELAQLNYMLPRLRGQGESLSRLGGGIGTRGPGETKLETDRRHIQKRMDDVRKKLKQVKNRREQYRERRKEKNVLQFALVGYTNAGKSTILNALTEADTLEENALFATLDPLTRRVELPSGLEVLVTDTVGFIQDLPTSLIAAFQATLEEVKEADVLLHVIDGSHPRADEQASTVRGLLKELEASHIPALTVVNKRDAVEDGPVVAADKPSISISARKDEDVELLRESMESVLLEQLQPYHVEIPLADGHIMQRFKHETLVREETLDEENESWILSGYVQSDQAIHREIKQYAKGDAGAK from the coding sequence TTGCAGGATTTTGAGAACCAACAGGTAGATAAAGAACGGGTGGTACTGGTTGCCGTCCACAAGGATGATACCGATGAAGCGACGTTTGAAGCGTCCCTCACCGAGCTTGAACAGCTGGTGGAGACGGCGGGAGGCACGGTCACGGCCGTACTGACGCAGAGCAGGCGTTCGCTTGATTCGAAGACGTACGTCGGGAAAGGCAAGCTCGAGGAAGCGGTGGCGACCGCCGAAGAGCAGGAAGCGGATCTTTTGATCTTTAACGATGAGCTCTCGCCCGGCCAGATTTCCACGATTACAAACCAGACCGGCTTGTACATCATTGACCGCACGCAGCTGATACTCGATATTTTCGCCGGCCGTGCGGCGTCGAATGAAGGGAAAATGCAGGTGGAGCTCGCGCAGCTGAACTACATGCTGCCGCGCCTCCGCGGGCAGGGCGAATCCCTGTCCCGGCTCGGCGGCGGGATCGGCACACGCGGACCCGGGGAAACGAAGCTTGAGACCGACCGGCGCCATATTCAGAAGCGGATGGATGACGTACGTAAAAAGCTCAAGCAGGTGAAAAACCGGCGCGAGCAGTACCGCGAACGGCGCAAGGAAAAGAACGTGCTGCAGTTTGCGCTCGTCGGCTACACGAACGCCGGCAAATCCACGATTTTAAATGCGCTCACCGAAGCGGACACGCTCGAGGAGAACGCGCTGTTTGCCACGCTTGACCCGCTGACGCGCCGGGTGGAGCTTCCATCGGGTCTTGAAGTGCTCGTCACCGATACGGTCGGGTTTATTCAGGACCTGCCGACGTCACTGATTGCAGCGTTCCAGGCGACTCTGGAAGAAGTAAAGGAAGCAGACGTACTGCTTCATGTGATTGACGGCTCGCACCCGCGGGCTGACGAGCAGGCCTCCACAGTGCGCGGGCTGTTAAAGGAGCTCGAAGCAAGCCACATTCCGGCGCTTACGGTCGTTAACAAGCGCGACGCCGTCGAAGACGGACCGGTCGTAGCGGCAGACAAGCCGTCGATTTCCATCTCGGCCCGCAAGGACGAGGACGTGGAGCTGTTGCGGGAGTCGATGGAAAGCGTGCTGCTTGAGCAGCTGCAGCCGTACCATGTGGAAATTCCGCTTGCCGACGGCCATATCATGCAGCGGTTCAAGCATGAAACCCTCGTGCGCGAGGAAACGCTTGATGAAGAAAACGAAAGTTGGATTCTGTCCGGATATGTGCAGAGCGACCAGGCGATCCACCGGGAGATCAAGCAGTATGCTAAAGGAGATGCGGGGGCGAAATGA
- a CDS encoding aminotransferase class I/II-fold pyridoxal phosphate-dependent enzyme, producing the protein MLEQKQVQQAERRIAPQLEAIAERELVNQQRMLDIFRKHNVSAFHFQHSTGYGYDDTGREVLDRVYADVFGTEAAMVRQQFISGTHAISTALFAALRPSGRLLYATGTPYDTLNTVIGLDGSEAGTMNEWGIGCDVVPLAGGRVDMGAVHEAVTPDTQVIAFQRSRGYDDRPSIGLDEMKEYMAELKQAYPHIVLFVDNCYGEFVETTEPGHIGADLMAGSLIKNPGGGITRTGGYIAGRNDLIERAGAGFAAPGIGLEGGATLGMLQEMFQGLFLAPHVVAEAHKGAVLTAALMEDAGLQASPASGEERTDLIQSVQFGDRDKMIRFCQAVQMYSPVDSGVTPQPSPMPGYNDDVIMAAGAFIQGSSIELSADGPIRPPYTAFVQGGLTYAHVKIAVSEALKAIQ; encoded by the coding sequence ATGTTGGAACAAAAGCAGGTGCAGCAGGCCGAGCGCCGGATTGCGCCGCAGCTCGAAGCGATTGCGGAACGCGAGCTAGTGAACCAGCAGCGAATGCTCGACATTTTCCGGAAGCACAACGTGTCGGCGTTTCATTTCCAGCACTCCACCGGCTACGGCTATGATGATACCGGGCGCGAGGTGCTGGACCGGGTGTATGCCGATGTGTTCGGCACCGAGGCGGCCATGGTGCGCCAGCAGTTTATTTCCGGGACGCATGCGATCAGCACGGCGCTGTTTGCGGCGCTCCGTCCGAGCGGACGGCTGTTGTATGCCACCGGCACGCCGTACGACACGCTGAACACGGTGATCGGCCTCGACGGCAGCGAAGCAGGGACGATGAACGAATGGGGCATCGGCTGCGACGTGGTGCCGCTTGCCGGCGGCCGCGTGGATATGGGAGCCGTGCATGAGGCGGTCACGCCGGACACACAGGTAATTGCGTTTCAGCGCTCGCGCGGCTACGACGATCGTCCGTCGATCGGCCTGGACGAAATGAAGGAGTACATGGCGGAGCTGAAACAGGCATATCCCCACATCGTGCTGTTTGTGGACAACTGCTACGGAGAGTTCGTGGAAACGACCGAGCCGGGCCATATCGGAGCGGATCTGATGGCGGGCTCGCTCATTAAAAACCCGGGCGGCGGCATTACCCGCACCGGCGGCTACATTGCCGGCCGGAACGACCTGATTGAAAGGGCGGGGGCAGGCTTTGCCGCGCCCGGCATCGGCCTGGAAGGCGGTGCGACGCTCGGCATGCTCCAGGAAATGTTTCAGGGGCTGTTTCTCGCGCCGCACGTCGTGGCGGAAGCCCACAAGGGAGCGGTGCTGACCGCGGCGCTGATGGAGGACGCCGGGCTGCAGGCATCACCGGCGTCCGGGGAGGAGCGGACCGATCTGATCCAGTCCGTGCAGTTTGGCGACCGGGACAAAATGATCCGGTTCTGCCAGGCGGTGCAGATGTATTCCCCGGTGGACTCCGGCGTTACACCTCAGCCGAGCCCAATGCCCGGCTACAACGATGACGTGATCATGGCTGCCGGCGCTTTCATCCAGGGCTCAAGCATCGAGCTTTCCGCCGATGGGCCGATCCGGCCGCCGTATACAGCCTTCGTGCAGGGCGGATTAACGTATGCGCACGTGAAAATTGCCGTTAGCGAAGCGTTAAAGGCGATACAATAA
- a CDS encoding MerR family transcriptional regulator → MNDHVRRNTPLFPIGIVQKLTELTPRQIRYYEEHGLVFPTRTEGNQRLFSFRDVDRLLEIKAMMERGVNLSGIKEIYELKTYSEEPKQPSAPRNHDMTDRELRRHLRKEVMMAGKYSRPSMIQGQLSRFFD, encoded by the coding sequence ATGAATGATCATGTACGCCGGAATACCCCTTTATTTCCGATTGGTATCGTCCAGAAGCTGACGGAGCTCACCCCAAGGCAGATTCGCTACTACGAAGAACACGGCCTGGTGTTTCCGACACGGACCGAAGGCAACCAGCGGTTGTTTTCCTTCCGCGATGTGGATCGTCTGCTTGAAATCAAAGCGATGATGGAGCGGGGCGTGAACCTTTCAGGCATCAAGGAAATCTATGAATTAAAAACGTATTCAGAGGAACCAAAGCAGCCCTCTGCACCAAGAAATCATGATATGACCGACCGTGAACTGCGCAGGCACCTCCGCAAGGAAGTGATGATGGCAGGCAAATATTCGCGTCCGTCCATGATTCAGGGACAGCTGTCGCGGTTTTTCGACTAA
- the glnA gene encoding type I glutamate--ammonia ligase, which yields MANTKKDILKFAEEENVKFIRLQFTDLQGIIKNVEIPMDQLDKALDNLMMFDGSSIEGFVRIEESDMYLYPDLDTWIVFPWTPEKGKVARLICDIYEPGKPGEEPTPFEGDPRGILKRVLKEAEKLGFSAFNIGPEPEFFLFKNDEKGEPTTTLNDKGGYFDLAPTDLGENCRRDIVLELEDMGFEIEASHHEVAPGQHEIDFKYADAITACDNIQTFKLVVKTIARKHGLHATFMPKPLFGVNGSGMHCNMSLFKGKENAFYDKKTDSQLSTTAMQFLAGTLEHAKAFTALTNPIVNSYKRLVPGYEAPVYVAWSLRNRSPLVRIPSSRGMSTRIETRSPDPSANPYLAIAAMLASGLDGVKRKLEAPEPTDRNIYVMEKAEREELGIEDLPADLNEALQHLLNDEVLVNAIGPHAIEHFAEAKEIEWDMFRSQVHPWEREQFLSTY from the coding sequence ATGGCAAACACGAAAAAAGACATTTTAAAGTTTGCAGAAGAGGAAAACGTTAAGTTTATCCGCCTTCAGTTTACTGACTTGCAAGGAATTATTAAAAACGTAGAGATTCCGATGGACCAGCTTGATAAAGCACTGGACAACCTGATGATGTTCGACGGTTCTTCCATCGAAGGATTTGTACGTATTGAAGAATCCGATATGTACCTCTATCCGGATCTTGATACCTGGATCGTCTTCCCATGGACGCCGGAAAAGGGCAAAGTCGCACGTTTAATTTGTGACATATATGAGCCGGGCAAGCCTGGCGAAGAGCCAACGCCATTTGAGGGTGACCCGCGCGGTATTTTGAAGCGTGTACTTAAAGAAGCAGAGAAATTAGGCTTCTCCGCCTTCAATATCGGACCAGAGCCTGAGTTCTTCCTTTTCAAAAACGATGAAAAAGGCGAGCCGACCACAACCCTGAACGACAAGGGCGGTTACTTTGACCTTGCGCCGACAGACCTCGGCGAAAACTGCCGCCGCGACATCGTGCTTGAGCTTGAAGACATGGGATTTGAAATCGAAGCCTCCCACCACGAAGTGGCGCCGGGACAGCACGAAATCGACTTCAAATACGCAGACGCCATCACGGCCTGCGACAACATCCAGACGTTTAAGCTCGTTGTTAAAACGATCGCACGTAAGCACGGCCTGCACGCCACCTTTATGCCAAAGCCATTGTTCGGCGTAAACGGCTCCGGCATGCACTGCAACATGTCACTGTTCAAAGGCAAAGAGAACGCGTTCTACGACAAGAAGACCGATTCTCAGCTGAGCACAACGGCTATGCAGTTCCTCGCAGGTACACTCGAGCACGCGAAGGCGTTCACGGCGCTGACGAACCCAATCGTCAACTCCTACAAGCGTCTTGTGCCAGGCTACGAAGCACCAGTATACGTAGCATGGTCCCTGCGTAACCGCAGCCCGCTCGTACGTATTCCGTCTTCCCGTGGTATGAGCACGCGTATCGAAACGCGCAGCCCGGACCCATCAGCTAACCCGTACCTTGCCATCGCAGCAATGCTTGCTTCCGGCCTGGACGGCGTCAAGCGGAAGCTCGAGGCTCCAGAGCCGACAGACCGCAACATCTACGTGATGGAAAAAGCAGAACGCGAAGAACTCGGCATCGAGGACCTGCCGGCGGACTTGAACGAAGCGCTTCAGCACCTGCTGAACGACGAAGTTCTTGTTAACGCCATCGGCCCGCACGCCATCGAGCACTTCGCCGAAGCAAAAGAAATCGAGTGGGACATGTTCCGCAGCCAGGTACACCCTTGGGAACGCGAACAGTTCCTGTCCACGTACTAA